GACCACCCCCGGGGGCGAGTACAGGCAGGTAGCTGTGTCGTACACGGATGCATTCAAGGCGGAGATGGTGAAACGGATGGTGGGGCCAGGCGCGGTGAGCGCTGCGGCGCTTTCCCGTCAGGTGGGAGTCTCGCAGCCGACGCTGTCGCAGTGGTTGCGCGAGGCGCGTAGGGTAGCGGCGATGACGCCGCCGCCCGAGGAGAAGAAGCCCACTG
The window above is part of the Myxococcus virescens genome. Proteins encoded here:
- a CDS encoding transposase, which translates into the protein MSYTDAFKAEMVKRMVGPGAVSAAALSRQVGVSQPTLSQWLREARRVAAMTPPPEEKKPT